A single Arcobacter sp. FWKO B DNA region contains:
- a CDS encoding thioredoxin family protein, producing MTKQEIDELIQTKLGVMIYFEGTNCSVCSVLKPKIDTMFKENFSKIERIYIKADEEPQLSADFVVFSVPTVLVYLDGKEFMRYSRNISLVQMENDLKRLYEMLEN from the coding sequence ATGACAAAACAAGAAATAGATGAACTAATACAAACCAAACTTGGTGTGATGATTTATTTTGAGGGTACTAATTGCTCTGTTTGTAGTGTTTTAAAGCCAAAAATAGATACAATGTTTAAAGAGAATTTTTCTAAAATTGAAAGAATTTATATCAAAGCTGATGAAGAACCACAACTTAGTGCTGATTTTGTTGTGTTTAGTGTACCTACGGTTTTGGTTTATCTTGATGGCAAAGAGTTTATGAGGTATTCACGCAATATATCATTAGTTCAAATGGAAAATGATTTAAAAAGATTATATGAAATGTTGGAGAATTGA
- the gdhA gene encoding NADP-specific glutamate dehydrogenase, whose amino-acid sequence MGYLQNVKENLQKNSSSFDQIFFQAVFEVLDSLEPILQSDKVYEEFGVLERLVVPDREVKFKVSWFDDSNKVQVNTGYRIQFNNALGPYKGGLRFHPSVNSSILKFLGFEQIFKNSLTGLMMGGAKGGSDFDPKGKSTSEVMKFCTAYMTELHKYIGPRVDIPAGDIGVGPREIGFLFGEYKKITSRYEGIITGKPYMFGGSLLRPEATGYGVVYFADELLRFENKEPFKDKICCVSGSGNVAIYTIEKLQSFGAIVVSCSDSKGTIYDSRGLDINLLKDIKFHKRASLEEYVLTHSSAIYTKVEDYPDGAHEVWTIPCYGAFPCATQNELNINDARNLIENGCQIVVEGANMPSTPEAIELFLQEQIIFAPAKAANAGGVAVSNFEMSQNAALQRWDMDKVDESLRTTMKSICKRVYLTSKDYGVDGNYVDGANIAAFKRVAEAMIAEGI is encoded by the coding sequence GTGGGTTATTTACAAAATGTTAAAGAAAATTTACAAAAAAATAGTTCTTCATTTGATCAGATTTTTTTTCAAGCAGTTTTTGAGGTGTTAGACTCATTAGAACCAATTTTACAAAGTGATAAAGTATATGAAGAATTTGGTGTATTAGAAAGACTAGTTGTTCCTGATAGAGAAGTTAAGTTTAAAGTTTCTTGGTTTGATGATAGTAATAAGGTTCAAGTAAATACTGGTTATAGAATTCAGTTTAATAATGCATTAGGACCTTATAAAGGTGGACTTAGATTTCATCCAAGTGTAAATAGTAGTATATTGAAATTTTTAGGGTTTGAGCAGATATTTAAAAACTCTTTAACAGGGCTAATGATGGGTGGTGCTAAAGGTGGCAGTGACTTTGACCCAAAAGGCAAGAGTACATCAGAAGTAATGAAATTTTGTACTGCTTATATGACAGAATTACATAAATATATCGGTCCTAGAGTTGATATTCCAGCAGGTGATATTGGCGTGGGGCCTAGGGAAATTGGCTTTTTATTTGGGGAATACAAAAAGATTACTTCAAGATATGAAGGTATCATTACAGGAAAGCCATATATGTTTGGTGGTTCTTTACTTCGCCCTGAAGCTACTGGTTATGGGGTTGTGTATTTTGCAGATGAGCTACTAAGATTTGAAAATAAAGAACCATTTAAAGATAAAATATGCTGTGTAAGTGGAAGTGGGAATGTTGCTATTTATACTATAGAAAAACTTCAAAGTTTTGGTGCAATTGTGGTAAGTTGTAGTGATAGTAAAGGGACTATTTATGATAGTAGGGGACTTGATATTAACTTACTCAAAGATATTAAGTTTCACAAAAGAGCATCTTTAGAAGAATATGTTCTTACCCATTCAAGTGCAATATATACAAAAGTTGAAGATTATCCTGATGGTGCTCATGAAGTATGGACAATACCATGTTATGGAGCATTCCCTTGTGCAACTCAAAATGAGTTAAATATTAATGATGCAAGAAATTTGATAGAAAATGGATGTCAAATAGTCGTTGAAGGTGCAAATATGCCATCAACTCCAGAGGCTATTGAGCTATTTTTACAAGAACAAATAATATTTGCCCCAGCAAAAGCTGCAAACGCTGGAGGAGTAGCTGTAAGCAACTTTGAGATGAGCCAAAATGCAGCACTACAAAGATGGGATATGGATAAAGTAGATGAAAGTTTAAGAACTACTATGAAAAGCATTTGTAAAAGAGTATATCTTACATCCAAAGATTATGGAGTAGATGGGAACTATGTAGATGGTGCAAATATTGCTGCATTTAAAAGGGTTGCTGAGGCTATGATAGCAGAGGGCATTTGA
- a CDS encoding aldo/keto reductase: MQHRYIGKSGLRVSPICMGTMTFGTSCDKQEAFRILDYVYDKGINFYDTAELYPVPPSRELAGITEKWVGEWMATKPRDSIILATKVAGAANGWFVPPIRHGLTAIDRFHIKRAVEGSLKRLRTDYIDLYQMHWSDTIVPIEESLRAFDELVREGKVRYIGTSNDTAYGLTKANEVAKYEKLARFESIQNNFSLNNPRFLDELAGVCKKEQISLLPYSPIAGGVLSGKYNQPFIDENARYAWYLKNKNPRVQSQATRFVNEKSLASTAKFVEIAKKYEMSPVTLAVAWSMSFDFVASTIIGATKLSQLDESLKALEIKLSSEMLNEIKKVQSEIMYPMG; this comes from the coding sequence ATGCAACATAGATATATAGGTAAAAGTGGATTAAGAGTAAGTCCAATATGTATGGGAACTATGACATTTGGGACTAGTTGTGATAAGCAAGAGGCTTTTAGGATACTAGACTATGTGTATGATAAAGGGATAAACTTTTATGATACAGCTGAGCTTTATCCTGTACCTCCTAGTAGGGAGTTGGCTGGTATTACAGAAAAGTGGGTAGGGGAGTGGATGGCTACCAAACCAAGAGATAGTATCATACTTGCTACCAAAGTGGCTGGAGCAGCTAATGGATGGTTTGTACCACCTATTCGTCATGGACTCACTGCAATAGATAGATTTCATATCAAAAGGGCTGTTGAGGGGAGTCTAAAAAGACTTAGGACTGATTATATTGACCTTTATCAGATGCATTGGTCAGATACCATAGTGCCTATAGAGGAGTCTTTGAGAGCTTTTGATGAGCTAGTGCGTGAGGGGAAAGTAAGATATATAGGTACATCCAATGATACAGCTTATGGACTTACAAAAGCAAATGAAGTGGCAAAATATGAAAAACTGGCTCGTTTTGAATCAATACAAAACAATTTTTCACTAAATAATCCAAGATTTCTTGATGAGTTGGCTGGGGTATGCAAAAAAGAGCAAATTTCACTTCTTCCATATTCTCCAATAGCAGGGGGAGTCCTTAGTGGAAAATATAATCAGCCATTTATTGATGAAAATGCAAGATATGCGTGGTATCTAAAAAACAAAAATCCTAGAGTTCAGTCTCAAGCTACAAGATTTGTAAATGAAAAATCTTTGGCTTCAACTGCGAAATTTGTAGAGATTGCAAAAAAATATGAAATGTCACCTGTAACTTTGGCAGTTGCATGGAGTATGAGCTTTGATTTTGTGGCATCTACCATCATAGGTGCTACAAAACTATCTCAACTTGATGAGTCACTAAAAGCTCTTGAAATTAAACTTTCAAGTGAAATGTTAAATGAAATTAAAAAAGTTCAAAGTGAGATAATGTACCCTATGGGTTAA
- a CDS encoding arginyltransferase, with protein MITFNHDIEFIEKQRECSYFKDYETSDIKYRLIHNCTKEQYLDMLQKGWRRFGKMHFVPICESCTKCTSMRIVVDDFKFSKSQKRVLNKNKDTKVFIQPPSVSYEHIELYNKYHEYMSDKKGWSYNPIEIGEYIRSYVDGKNSGFAREILYFDENKLIGVALVDILDAGISAIYCYYDHDYEERSIGQFSILFQIKIAQELNIPYIYLGYWIKDHFSMGYKEKYHPFEILKNRPDDEEKAIWELYEK; from the coding sequence ATGATAACTTTTAATCACGATATAGAATTTATTGAAAAACAAAGAGAATGTTCCTATTTTAAAGACTATGAAACATCAGATATTAAGTATAGATTAATTCATAATTGCACAAAAGAGCAATATTTAGATATGCTTCAAAAAGGATGGAGAAGATTTGGGAAAATGCACTTTGTGCCAATATGTGAAAGCTGCACAAAGTGTACTAGCATGAGAATTGTGGTAGATGATTTTAAATTTTCCAAATCTCAAAAAAGGGTATTAAATAAGAATAAAGATACTAAGGTATTTATACAACCACCAAGTGTTTCATACGAGCATATTGAGCTATACAACAAATATCATGAGTATATGAGTGACAAAAAAGGGTGGAGTTACAATCCAATTGAAATAGGTGAGTATATCCGCTCATATGTAGATGGCAAAAATAGTGGATTTGCTAGAGAAATTTTGTATTTTGATGAGAACAAACTCATTGGTGTCGCACTTGTTGATATCTTAGATGCAGGGATATCTGCAATATACTGTTACTATGACCATGATTATGAAGAGAGATCTATTGGGCAGTTTTCTATTCTTTTTCAGATAAAAATTGCTCAAGAATTAAATATACCTTATATCTACCTTGGGTATTGGATAAAAGACCATTTTAGTATGGGTTACAAAGAAAAATATCATCCATTTGAAATACTTAAAAATAGACCAGATGATGAAGAAAAAGCAATATGGGAGTTATATGAAAAATGA
- a CDS encoding ABC transporter ATP-binding protein, whose product MIIEAKNIVTTFGTNIVHNGVSFHINKGEIYGLLGGSGSGKTTLLRQMILLQKPTSGNMIVLDKDISNLTLEEENELRLQWGVLFQFGALFSSISVLENIMFPLKEYTKLPDFFIKKLALLKLQMVGLSKEVATLYPSELSGGMKKRVALARALSLDPKLLFLDEPTSGLDPSSARAFDKLILELRDLLDITIVVVTHDKDTISNVLDRFVILGDKKVQAEGSFESLSKTHPDLIKNFME is encoded by the coding sequence ATGATTATTGAAGCTAAAAACATAGTAACAACTTTTGGCACAAATATTGTTCATAATGGTGTAAGTTTTCATATAAATAAAGGTGAAATCTATGGACTTTTAGGGGGTAGTGGTAGTGGAAAGACCACACTTCTTAGGCAGATGATTCTTTTGCAAAAACCTACTAGTGGCAATATGATAGTACTTGATAAAGATATTAGCAATTTAACTTTAGAAGAAGAAAATGAATTAAGACTTCAGTGGGGGGTGTTATTCCAATTTGGTGCTTTATTTAGTTCCATAAGTGTTTTAGAAAATATTATGTTCCCATTAAAAGAATATACGAAATTACCAGATTTTTTTATTAAAAAACTGGCATTATTGAAGTTACAAATGGTTGGATTATCTAAAGAGGTAGCAACTTTATATCCAAGTGAGTTAAGTGGTGGTATGAAAAAAAGAGTAGCACTTGCTAGGGCTTTATCTCTTGATCCAAAGCTTTTATTTTTGGATGAACCTACAAGTGGGTTAGATCCATCAAGTGCAAGAGCTTTTGATAAATTGATATTAGAACTCAGAGATTTGTTGGATATAACTATTGTTGTTGTTACCCATGATAAAGATACAATATCAAATGTATTAGATAGATTTGTTATTTTGGGAGATAAAAAAGTTCAAGCTGAGGGTAGCTTTGAAAGTTTAAGTAAAACACATCCAGATTTAATAAAAAACTTTATGGAGTAA
- a CDS encoding DNA mismatch repair protein MutS produces MLVNESIEILQKKQLLTITYFELQRLFEQKYGSNALVMMEVGTFFEVYEVNNDELQLGKAKEISEVLNIQLTRKNKNILENSIENPLMAGVPAVSFDKHLARIVSEQKYTIAVIKQRGVPPSVSRYLDVVISPGTNFDFVQSSDENFLTSLVIDKNKEIYSIGYSSIDVTTGKCYYAEIHSTSEDKSFGLDEAFNYMNMYKTSEVVISFLDKSINQAEVIRYLELTNKTYHIRDFRAKIAYQNELFKNVFSIESLLTPIEHLDLETSQLASESLALLIDFVIEHDSKIIQKLLPPTKLDIAKYVYLGNNALEQLNIIDTPHNISLQKIITQTSTAMGKRLLKERLTNPIKEYKEILRRQSLSKELFDYYSPIDKELAKIYDIARLSRRIKLNRLHPFELNYLFDSLFSIKEIVKFMENYKFYKPPCSEAELNSFLSDIDSTFDLFATGKFMLKDVNENMIKGGINPKIDHLVGCNDELLGKLDIIRHTIVKLLGSDDMNLVQINRLDKEGFFISLTKNRYHSIKEEFDNTHIIIDDKLYLFKNFNTKIQTNNVKITNELTSSITDQYAGNMSKIIELNKLVFKEKIADFDKKYTKLLEDLVDFIAEIDVTISNIKVAKKYNFVCPKIVKTKNNENFLEIVGLRHPIIEQTVDVVEYVPNDIVMGDLTLIKDDLKENVIVQNSRPLNLLDNHINGILLYGINSAGKSSLMKAVGISVILAQAGFFVPAKSMRFSIFESLFTRISGADNISKGLSSFAVEMMELKNIFNRAGKKSLILGDEISHSTETMSGVSIVASAILKLSKFESLFIFATHLHQLAQIEEIANLRNVMPLHLSVFYQESDDKLVFDRKLRYGQGSSIYGLEFAKSLHIDEEFLKVANEIRKKISDESNALDRLANKKTSKYNKNLYLVSCAICGEAVDDVHHRLEQASADEWGFIGHIHKNQRSNLIPLCKLHHKMVHDGTLVIEGFVSTSKGVELKWKDSINKG; encoded by the coding sequence GTGCTAGTAAATGAGTCAATTGAAATACTGCAAAAAAAGCAGTTATTAACTATTACTTATTTTGAATTACAAAGACTATTTGAGCAAAAATATGGCTCCAATGCTCTTGTGATGATGGAAGTTGGAACTTTTTTTGAAGTTTATGAAGTAAATAATGATGAGTTACAACTTGGAAAAGCAAAAGAGATTTCAGAAGTTTTAAATATCCAACTTACTAGAAAAAACAAAAATATACTTGAAAATTCTATTGAAAACCCACTTATGGCAGGAGTTCCTGCTGTTAGCTTTGATAAGCATTTGGCTAGAATTGTAAGTGAGCAAAAATACACAATAGCAGTTATCAAACAAAGAGGTGTACCTCCTAGCGTATCAAGATACCTAGATGTTGTAATTTCTCCAGGGACAAATTTTGATTTTGTACAAAGTAGTGATGAAAACTTTTTAACTTCTTTGGTGATTGATAAAAACAAAGAGATATATTCTATAGGGTATAGCTCTATAGATGTCACCACAGGAAAGTGCTACTACGCTGAGATACATAGTACTAGTGAAGATAAAAGTTTTGGACTTGATGAAGCTTTTAATTATATGAATATGTACAAAACTAGTGAAGTTGTAATCTCTTTTTTAGACAAAAGTATCAACCAAGCAGAAGTTATTAGGTATTTAGAACTTACAAATAAAACATATCATATAAGAGATTTTAGGGCTAAAATTGCTTATCAAAATGAGCTTTTCAAAAATGTCTTTAGTATAGAATCTTTGCTGACTCCCATAGAGCATCTTGACCTTGAAACTTCACAGCTTGCTAGTGAGTCTTTGGCACTTTTGATAGATTTTGTGATAGAACATGATTCTAAGATAATCCAAAAGCTTCTTCCCCCAACAAAGCTAGATATTGCCAAATATGTATATCTAGGGAATAATGCACTAGAACAGCTAAATATCATAGATACTCCACATAATATCTCTTTACAAAAGATAATTACACAAACATCAACTGCAATGGGTAAAAGACTTCTAAAAGAGCGACTTACAAACCCTATAAAAGAGTACAAAGAGATATTAAGAAGACAATCACTTTCAAAAGAATTGTTTGATTATTACAGCCCCATAGATAAAGAACTAGCAAAAATATATGATATAGCAAGGCTGAGTAGAAGAATCAAACTAAATAGACTTCATCCATTTGAGCTAAATTATCTTTTTGATTCACTTTTTAGTATCAAAGAGATAGTTAAGTTTATGGAAAATTATAAATTTTACAAACCCCCTTGTAGTGAGGCTGAATTAAACTCATTTTTGAGTGATATAGATAGTACTTTTGATTTGTTTGCTACTGGTAAATTTATGCTAAAAGATGTCAATGAAAATATGATAAAAGGTGGTATTAATCCAAAGATTGATCATCTAGTAGGGTGTAATGATGAGCTTCTTGGTAAGCTAGATATTATAAGACATACTATTGTCAAGCTTTTAGGCAGTGATGATATGAATCTTGTGCAGATAAATAGACTTGATAAGGAAGGGTTTTTTATTAGTCTAACAAAAAATAGGTATCACTCCATAAAAGAGGAGTTTGATAATACTCATATCATAATAGATGATAAGCTATATCTTTTTAAAAACTTTAATACAAAAATCCAAACCAATAATGTAAAAATTACAAATGAACTCACATCTTCTATTACCGACCAATATGCTGGAAATATGTCTAAAATAATAGAGCTAAATAAGCTAGTATTCAAAGAAAAAATAGCAGATTTTGATAAAAAATATACCAAGTTACTTGAAGATTTGGTGGATTTTATTGCTGAAATTGATGTAACCATATCAAATATAAAAGTAGCCAAGAAGTATAACTTCGTATGCCCAAAAATAGTCAAAACAAAAAACAATGAAAACTTTTTAGAAATAGTTGGACTTAGACACCCTATCATAGAGCAAACTGTAGATGTGGTAGAGTATGTACCAAATGATATAGTAATGGGGGACTTGACCCTTATAAAAGATGATCTAAAAGAAAATGTAATAGTTCAAAACTCTCGCCCACTCAATCTTCTTGACAACCATATAAACGGAATCTTGCTTTATGGGATAAACAGTGCAGGAAAATCATCTTTGATGAAAGCAGTTGGTATTAGTGTTATATTAGCTCAAGCTGGATTTTTCGTACCTGCGAAGTCGATGAGGTTTTCTATCTTTGAGTCATTATTTACAAGGATTAGTGGAGCTGATAATATCTCAAAAGGGCTTTCATCTTTTGCTGTGGAGATGATGGAACTTAAAAATATATTTAACCGTGCTGGCAAAAAATCACTTATCTTAGGTGATGAGATAAGTCACTCTACAGAGACTATGAGTGGAGTTAGCATAGTTGCAAGTGCAATACTTAAACTATCGAAATTTGAATCACTTTTTATATTTGCTACTCACTTACATCAGTTAGCTCAAATAGAAGAGATTGCAAATTTGAGAAATGTTATGCCACTACATTTGAGTGTATTTTATCAAGAAAGTGATGATAAGCTAGTCTTTGATAGAAAGTTGAGATATGGACAAGGAAGTAGTATCTATGGTTTGGAGTTTGCAAAGTCACTTCATATTGATGAAGAGTTTTTAAAAGTAGCAAATGAGATAAGAAAAAAAATTTCAGATGAGAGCAATGCTCTTGATAGACTAGCTAACAAAAAAACAAGTAAATACAACAAAAACTTGTATCTAGTATCTTGTGCAATATGTGGTGAAGCAGTAGATGATGTGCATCACCGCTTAGAGCAAGCTAGTGCTGATGAATGGGGTTTTATTGGGCATATTCATAAAAACCAACGATCAAATCTTATTCCATTATGTAAACTCCACCACAAAATGGTACACGATGGTACATTGGTGATAGAAGGGTTTGTAAGTACAAGTAAAGGTGTTGAGCTCAAATGGAAAGATTCCATTAATAAAGGATAG
- a CDS encoding DUF86 domain-containing protein, with amino-acid sequence MDKATTKELIDFIIDSINIIKKRFSKISTSEDFLKDDDGLEKLDSIAMRIQSIVEALKNLNKREKEFLLQVADSIYWSEIIKTRDFISHHYIDLDAEAVYDICANNLVELEEKITKLKRLL; translated from the coding sequence ATGGATAAAGCTACCACTAAAGAGCTAATAGATTTTATCATCGATAGTATAAATATTATCAAAAAAAGATTTTCTAAAATATCTACAAGTGAAGATTTTTTGAAAGATGATGATGGACTTGAAAAACTAGATTCTATAGCTATGAGAATCCAATCAATAGTTGAGGCACTTAAAAATTTGAATAAAAGAGAAAAAGAATTTTTACTTCAAGTCGCAGATTCTATATATTGGAGTGAAATCATCAAAACAAGAGATTTTATATCACACCATTATATAGACCTTGATGCTGAAGCAGTTTATGATATTTGTGCAAATAATTTAGTTGAACTTGAAGAAAAAATCACTAAGCTAAAAAGACTACTGTAA
- a CDS encoding ABC transporter permease, translating to MFNLGIVDGTLVVKCYDKWTKDSVHRVLQNIDYFTREQKNILFDLSDVTSFDSAGALVVLHIQKVIQDNGFRFDINGLDSKKSSLIKLCNTYDVTLDVASAQNAQKTKYSIDKYKIFDIFGRYIINSTTVLIAFLSFVGGAFVHLIKSILNPKKIRFSATIYHIEQSGLYAVPIIVITSLLIGVVLAYQGAVQLAQFGANIFIVEMIGIAATRELAPMIAAIVIAGRSASSFSAQIGVMKLTDEVDAMKTMGFTPWEFLVLPRVIALMIAVPLLVIVADITSILGGMLIAYSELGISYIEFIDRFKETVALKHILIGLIKAPVFGFIIAMIGCFRGFEINSSTESVGKYTTISVVNAIFWVIAFNALFSIVLTEIGI from the coding sequence ATGTTCAATTTAGGTATTGTAGATGGTACTTTAGTAGTGAAGTGTTATGATAAATGGACAAAAGATAGTGTTCATAGAGTTTTACAAAATATCGATTATTTTACAAGAGAACAAAAAAATATTCTATTTGATTTATCAGATGTTACATCATTTGATAGTGCAGGGGCACTTGTTGTTTTGCATATACAAAAAGTTATACAAGATAATGGCTTTAGATTTGATATTAATGGATTAGATAGTAAAAAGAGTTCATTAATTAAGCTTTGTAACACATATGATGTAACATTAGATGTTGCATCTGCTCAAAATGCACAAAAAACTAAATATAGCATTGACAAATATAAAATATTTGATATATTCGGAAGGTATATAATCAATAGTACAACTGTTTTAATTGCTTTTTTATCATTTGTTGGTGGGGCATTTGTACATTTGATAAAAAGTATTTTAAATCCCAAAAAAATAAGATTTAGTGCAACGATATACCATATAGAACAAAGTGGTTTGTATGCAGTTCCGATAATAGTAATAACATCATTATTAATAGGTGTTGTGCTTGCGTATCAAGGTGCAGTGCAATTGGCACAATTTGGAGCAAATATTTTTATTGTAGAGATGATAGGCATTGCAGCAACTAGAGAACTAGCTCCTATGATTGCAGCTATTGTAATAGCTGGAAGGAGTGCATCATCTTTTAGTGCTCAAATTGGTGTAATGAAACTTACTGATGAGGTTGATGCAATGAAAACCATGGGATTTACTCCTTGGGAGTTTTTAGTATTACCTAGAGTGATTGCACTTATGATAGCAGTACCTTTACTTGTCATAGTTGCAGATATTACATCAATACTTGGCGGTATGTTAATAGCTTATAGTGAGTTAGGAATATCTTATATTGAGTTTATTGACAGATTTAAAGAAACTGTTGCTTTAAAACATATTTTAATAGGATTGATTAAAGCACCTGTTTTTGGATTTATTATTGCAATGATAGGTTGTTTTAGAGGATTTGAAATAAATTCTAGTACTGAAAGTGTAGGAAAATATACAACTATTAGTGTTGTAAATGCAATATTTTGGGTGATTGCTTTTAATGCATTATTTTCAATAGTCTTGACGGAGATTGGTATATGA
- a CDS encoding nucleotidyltransferase family protein, which produces MHKKYASIACRSVSIIKYTEDNHMTKNEILKVLEEQKEYIQTNYEVEKIGLFGSYAKNTQTEQSDIDIYVEFKNKTFKNIAGLWVYLENLYHKKVDLVHKHKQSKGAIFDAIQKEVIYG; this is translated from the coding sequence ATACATAAAAAATATGCTAGCATAGCTTGTAGAAGTGTTTCTATTATAAAATATACAGAGGACAATCATATGACAAAAAATGAAATATTAAAAGTTCTAGAAGAACAAAAAGAGTATATACAAACAAACTATGAAGTGGAAAAAATAGGACTATTTGGAAGTTATGCCAAAAACACACAAACAGAACAAAGCGATATAGATATTTATGTAGAATTTAAAAATAAAACTTTCAAAAATATAGCTGGACTTTGGGTCTATCTTGAAAACTTATATCATAAAAAAGTAGATTTAGTACACAAACACAAACAAAGTAAAGGTGCAATATTTGATGCTATACAAAAGGAAGTGATATATGGATAA
- a CDS encoding heme-binding domain-containing protein, producing the protein MKITLITLILIFIGMQFIPVDRTNPEFDKSKEIFLPEHIKPLIKDACYDCHSYETKWPWYSSIAPMSYSVSKNVAHARQGLNFSIWEDYDDETKHKKMRELFRAVYAAMPLGDYIRFHAEADLTKEQRTLIRDWAKEIIDAKEMSASK; encoded by the coding sequence ATGAAGATAACTTTGATTACACTGATTTTGATTTTTATAGGGATGCAGTTTATTCCAGTAGATAGAACAAACCCAGAGTTTGATAAATCAAAAGAGATATTTTTACCAGAGCATATAAAGCCTCTTATTAAAGATGCTTGTTATGATTGTCACTCGTATGAGACAAAATGGCCTTGGTATAGCTCTATTGCACCTATGTCATATAGTGTTAGCAAAAATGTGGCACATGCAAGGCAAGGGCTTAATTTTTCTATTTGGGAAGATTATGATGATGAGACAAAACACAAAAAAATGAGAGAACTTTTTAGAGCTGTTTATGCTGCAATGCCTTTGGGTGATTATATAAGGTTTCACGCTGAAGCTGACCTTACAAAAGAGCAACGAACACTTATTAGAGATTGGGCAAAAGAAATAATAGATGCTAAGGAAATGAGTGCTAGTAAATGA
- the prfB gene encoding peptide chain release factor 2: MDNYEYTELLKVLNKKLQNIKDILSPDDIKARLKEIEELEAGENFWSDIAKATELGKEKNRLLSRLAKYSRAKGAIEDANELYEMASEEDDTDTLQTLYSDAGKLEEIVKKTEIEVMLSNEHDAFNAIVSIHPGAGGTESQDWASILYRMYLRWAELKGFKVEVLDYQDGEEAGIKDVSFIIRGENAYGYLKVENGIHRLVRISPFDSNAKRHTSFASVMVSPEIDDNINIVIEDKDIRVDTYRASGAGGQHVNKTESAIRITHIATNIVVQCQNDRSQHKNRDTAMKMLKSRLYEYELEKQQAEIDGKPKSEIGWGHQIRSYVLQPYQQIKDTRSNIGYSNVSAILDGDLDQMIEDVLISMAR, from the coding sequence ATGGATAATTACGAATACACAGAACTTTTGAAAGTATTGAATAAAAAACTACAAAATATAAAAGATATATTAAGTCCTGATGATATAAAAGCTAGACTTAAAGAGATAGAAGAGCTTGAAGCTGGTGAGAATTTCTGGTCAGATATTGCAAAAGCTACAGAACTTGGAAAAGAAAAAAATAGACTTCTTTCGAGACTTGCAAAATACTCAAGAGCAAAGGGTGCAATAGAAGATGCAAATGAGCTTTATGAAATGGCAAGTGAAGAGGATGATACAGATACATTACAAACTTTATATTCTGATGCAGGTAAGTTAGAAGAGATAGTTAAAAAAACTGAAATTGAAGTAATGCTAAGTAATGAGCATGATGCTTTTAATGCAATAGTTTCTATTCACCCTGGAGCTGGTGGAACTGAGTCGCAAGATTGGGCTAGTATTTTATATCGTATGTATCTTAGATGGGCTGAGCTTAAAGGCTTTAAAGTAGAAGTACTTGACTATCAAGATGGTGAAGAAGCTGGTATAAAAGATGTATCATTTATCATAAGAGGAGAAAATGCTTATGGTTACCTCAAAGTAGAAAATGGGATACATAGATTGGTGCGAATCTCACCTTTTGATAGTAATGCAAAAAGACATACTTCGTTTGCTTCTGTTATGGTAAGTCCAGAAATAGATGATAATATAAATATTGTCATAGAAGACAAAGATATAAGAGTAGATACTTACCGTGCAAGTGGTGCTGGTGGACAACATGTTAATAAAACAGAATCAGCTATTAGAATCACTCATATAGCTACAAATATAGTAGTACAATGTCAAAATGACAGATCACAGCACAAAAACAGAGATACTGCTATGAAAATGTTAAAATCAAGACTTTATGAATATGAACTTGAAAAACAACAAGCAGAAATTGATGGTAAACCAAAAAGTGAAATAGGTTGGGGACATCAGATACGAAGTTATGTTCTTCAACCATACCAACAAATCAAAGATACAAGAAGCAATATAGGGTATTCAAATGTATCTGCTATACTTGATGGAGATTTGGATCAGATGATAGAGGATGTTCTTATATCAATGGCTAGATAA